In Desulfovibrio sp., the genomic stretch CCCCAACAGCAAGATTCCGGTGGTCTCCCAGAAAACGCGCACCCAGGGAATTCTCTTGGGGCGTGGGCCCAACCAGCCCTTGCAGCTTCAGTACGTTTCCCTCTCTTCCCCGGTGGAAGCGGGAGAAACCCTTGTCACCACAGGACTTGAAGGGATTTTCCCCAAGGGGCTGCCCGTGGCCAACATTTCCAGCGTCTCTCGGGAGGGTGCTTCCTTGTTCCTGAATGTTCAGGCCCAGCCACTATTCGAGCAGAAACGACTCGAGGAAGTGGTCCTGCTGAAGAAGCTTCCGCCTCCAAAGGCTGAAGAGGGCGAGGAGGCCCTGCCGGACACCTCCACAAAACGCCCCAAAGGCGCGGCCGAACGCAAAGGTGAGGTCAAGAAGCGCGGGCGCAACGAACCGCCTGAGGCCAGACCTCAGGAATCGACCCCCAAAAAGCGCCGGGGCGAGGCCCAGTGAGCGGCCTTCGCCTGACGTTCTGGACGGTGTTCACCCTGGGGGGGCTGTGGCTGCAAAGTTTCATGCCGGGAGTGGACTTTCTTGCCCCAGGGCTCATCTTAAGCCTGCAGGAGGAAAAACCTCGCACCTCGCTCATCATGGGGCTTATCTGGCTCATGCTTCAGGAAGGCACAGGCTCTCTTGCGTTCGGCACTGTGGTCCTGTGGTACGGTGTGCTGGCGGCAGTTTTTTTTCTGGGGCATTGGCTGTTCGAGGCAAAAAATTTCTTGTTCGTGGTTATCCTTGGGGCCTGCCTCGGAGTTTTGCATTTCGGCCTGATGAATGTCATGACCCAGCTCCAGGATTGGCGCGTACCAGCTGGACGTGTGCTTCTTGAGTCAATCGTGCAGACAGCCGTATTCCCAGTGGAATGGGGACTTCTTTACATAATTTACAACCATCTGCCGCAAAATGCCCAAGACGTATGAGCCCGACGGAGGGCAGCAAAAACCGCGCGGCGGCCTGATACTGCTCCAGAGTCTTATTCTGGTCCTCTTCTGTCTGTTCACCCTGCGCCTGTGGTACCTGCAGGTGCACAAAGGCGAGCACTTCGCGGATTTGGCCAGGGAAAACCAGTTGCGCCAGGCATCCATCATCGCCGGGCGCGGCATGATTCTGGACCGCAACGGGAAGACCCTGGCGGTCAACGAACCTTCGTTCGCGCTGGGGCTCATCCGCGAAGACTGCGAAGACATCCAGGGCACTCTCCAGAAGGTCTCCGAATGGACGGGCATCGACTACCATGTCCTGCTCGACACGTACATCCGCGGCAAGAAACGCTCCAAGCCTTTCGAACCCATGGTGCTCATCTCCAACCTCTCCTACGAACTGCTCGCCAAGATCGAGGCCAATGCCGTGTCCTGGCCGGGGTTGGAGATTCTCATCCGGCACAAACGGTTTTATCCCGACGGCAAGCTCCTGGCCCACGTCATGGGGTATGTGGCCGAAGCCAACGAGGAGGAACTGGAGAAGGACTCCAGCCTGGCGCTAGGCGACCATGTGGGCAAACAGGGTCTTGAATTCACCCTGGAGCAGCGGCTGCGGGGCGAGAAGGGGCTCAAACAGATCGAGGTGGACGCCTATGGGCGCGAGCACGACCAACAGGTTATCCTGGAACCGCGCTCCGGGAACAATCTGCGTCTCTCCATCGATGCCGATCTGCAGGCATTCGCCAGCAAACAGCTTGAAGGGCAGGCCGGGGCCATCGTGGTGCTCCAGCCGGACACAGGGAAGGTTCTGGCCCTGGTCAGCCAACCCAGCTACGACAACAACCTCTTCGTGCTGGGTATTCCTGCCAAGACATGGAAGGAGCTTCGCGACGATCCCATGCACCCGATACAAAACCGGGTGGCACAGTCCGTGTATCCTCCAGGCTCGACATTCAAGGTGCTCATGGCTGCCTGCGCCTTGTCCGAGGGGTTGGTCAAAACTACGGACACGGCCTTCTGTTCAGGCTCTTACAGGGTTGGCGATCACGACTTTCACTGCTGGAAGAAGGGCGGCCACGGAACCGTGGACATGCGTTCGGCCCTTGTACACTCCTGCGACGTCTATTTTTACCAGCTTGGGGAAAAGCTGGGTATCGACCGTATCAACAGGTATGCGCTTCAGGCGGGGTTCGGCACTCCGACTGGTATCGACCTTCCACACGAACGGTCCGGGCTCATTCCCTCCACTGCTTGGAAGAAGCGGCGGTACGGCGAAAACTGGACCAGGGGTGAGACGCTCAACTGCTCGATCGGGCAGGGCTATGTACAGGTGTCGCCTCTTCAGCTGGCAAAATTCATAGGGTCCGTGTTGAACGGGGGCAAAGTCATCCGGCCAAGCCTGGTCCTGGACGATCCGGTAGACGTTCAATCCAAGCTGGCTTTGTCCGACAAGGACCGGGAGTTCATAGTTAAAGCCATGGCCGACACGGTCCAGGCGGGAACGGCGCAGAGGCTCAAACGTCCGGATGCGGTACTGGGAGGCAAGACGGGCACAGCCCAGGTGGTTAAGCTCGTGAACGCCGATGTGCGCCAGAAGGTGCACGACATGCCCTACAAGTACCGAGACCACGCCTGGCTGGCCTCCTGGGGCATCAAGGACGGCAAGAGCTACGTGGTGGTGTGCATGGTGGAGCACGGTGGCCATGGCGGCGAGACAGCCGGTCCCATGGTCAAGGCAGTCTATGACTATCTTTTCGGACCTGTTCCCGGGCAAGCCAAAACCGTGAAATCAGAACCGCAGCCTCAGGGTGAGATCGGAGATTAACCGCGCATGTCACCCATTGATCGCAGACTGCTCACCCATATTTATTGGCCCCTGTTGGCCATAATTGCCGTGCTTTTTTCAGTGGGCGTGCTCAATCTCTATTCGGCAAGCGGTTTTCGAATGGGCGACGGCGTATCCTTGAACCCCTTTTACCAGAAGCAGTGCATCTGGGGGTTGGTCGGGTTCTTCTGCATGATAAGCCTGACGCTCTTCGATTACCGGTATCTGAAACATCTTGCCTGGCCGCTCATGATAGCCACTCTGGTGCTCCTGGCATTGGTGCCGGTCATGGGCAAGACTGTCTACGGCGCGAAACGCTGGCTGGACTTCGGTGTGTTCAGCTTCCAGCCGAGTGAGCTGGCCAAGATCGCCACTCTCGTGGTGGGCGCCCTCATTCTTTCAAAGGATACCGGGCGGCTGGGCTGGCTGGGTCTTCTGGGCGTGCTGGCCGTGGCCTTGCCGCCCGCGGCCATGGTCATTGTCCAGCCTGATTTGGGCTCGGGGCTCAACATCCTGCTTCTTCTATGTGGCATGATCCTCTACCGTGGCTTGACCGGGCGTGTTTTCAAGGTGCTCCTCCTGGTGGTGCCCATACTGGTCCCCTGCGGGTGGTTCTTCCTTAAACCCTACCAAAAGCTCAGAATTTTGACCTTGTTCAATCCTGAACGAGACCCGCTCGGCTCGGGCTATCACATTATCCAATCCCAGATCGCCATCGGGTCGGGCCAGATGTGGGGCAAGGGATTTCTGGAGGGAACCCAGAGCCAGCTTCGGTTCCTGCCGGAAAAACACACGGATTTCGCCGTGGCCGTATTCGCCGAGGAGTGGGGTTTTGTGGGCACCATTGCCCTGGTGGTGCTTTTCTCCCTGTTTCTATATTTTCTGGCCGGGGTTTCCCGCGACGCCAAGGACCGATTCGGGTCGTTTCTGGCCGCGGGGGTGTTCTTTTATTTCTTCTGGCAAATACTCATCAACATGGGTATGGTTTTAGGAATAATGCCGGTTGTGGGCATTCCGCTGCCGTTTATCAGTTACGGAGGCAGCGCGACCATCGTGAACTTCTGCCTTATTGGCATCGTACTCAACGTTTCCATGCGCCGCTTTGTCTTCAAAAAGACCTGACGCGCCTTAAGCTTCGGGAGGTTCAGCCGTGGCCAAGGATGAGATCAACGCATTTCTGGGAGTAGGCACCACCTATCGTGGCCGTCTCGATTTCACCGGTTCGGTGCGGATCGATGGGGTTTTCGAGGGTGAGGTGGAATCCGAGGGAACCCTGGTGATTGGTCGCGAAGCCGTTATCACCGGCCAGGTGAAAGTCGGGCAATTGGTGCTCGGCGGTACCCTGCGCGGCGATGTTGTCGCCGGGACCAGGGTGGTTCTTCACAAAACCGCCCGGTTCACTGGAACCATGACCACCCCGGCTCTTTCAGTCGAGGAGGGGGCAGTGCTTGACGGGCAGTTGTGCATGTGTTCTCCGAGTGGAAACGGGGCGGTGGAGTAAGCTTCCCGGATATTCGTGAAATCCATAACAATCCCCGGCAAATCGTTTATTTACCATGGGTTTTGTCGTCTTTTTCTAAAAAGGGCCTAGACACCATATGGGAAATCAGGTAGGAACCCCCCGGGCTTGAAACAAAATTCACAATTAGGGGGGCGGTTGATGGACATATTGGTTCTCGACAAATGGTTCTTCGTACAAGTAGCCAACTTCCTCATCATCCTGGTGGTTTTGAACGTGGTGCTTATTGCGCCGGTTCGCAGGATGCTCAAGTTGCGCGCTGACACTGTCGCCTCCCAGACCTCGGAAATCGACGGCTTCACTTCCTCCGCCGAAGCGAAAATCAAAAACTACCAGGCCGCTCTTGAAGATGCCCGCCGTCAGGCCAGTGCCGTGCGCACCAGCCTGCGCGAAGAGGGTGCCGGCCAGGAGAAGGCCATTCTTGACGCCGCCAACGAGGAGGCCTTGGTCTCCTTGAAGGGGGCGCGGGCCACGGTGGCGAACGAATCGAAGGTGGCTTTCGATACCATGCTGGCTGGGGTGGCTGGCATGGCTGACAAGGTCACCGCGAAGATCTTGGGCAAGTCTCTCTAACCGGCAGCCCCGAGCGTTTAAGGAGGATGGAATTGAACAAGGCGCGTGTTGTTCTCTTTACCTTGGCGGTTTGCCTGCTGACCGCCGCGTGTGCTTGGGCGTCGGGCGACGGCCAGGATGGCCCCAACTGGAAAAACTTTATTCTGCGTACCGTTAACTTCGTCCTGGTCGTGGGCGTGGTCTGGTGGGTGGCTGGCAAGAAGATCGCCAACACCTTCAGCGGTCGCAAGCTGGGCATTGAAAACCAGCTGGCCGATCTTGAAGAGCGCAAAGTGTCGGCGCAGAAGCGCCTGACCGAGGTCGAGCGTTCCATCGCCGACCTGGAGACGGAGAAGGCCAAGATTCTGGCCGACTACAAGGCTCAGGGCGAAGCTCTGAAAGCCTCCATCATCAAGGCGGCTGAGGATCAGGCCGCCCGAATCGCTGCTCAGGCAAAGCTTTCCGCCGAGCAGGAAGCCAAGATGGCCATGGACGCACTGCGCATTCAGATGGCTGACAAGATCATCGAAGCCGCCCAGGACGCTTTGGCCAAGAAGCTTACCACAGAGGTTCAGGACAAGCTGGTTGACGACGCTATAGGCAAGGTGGTGCTCAATTGACCGGGAACATCGTCGCACGCAGATACGCCAAGGCGCTGTTCGCTCTGGGCGTAAAGGAAAAGGCCGCCGACACGTTCGGCAAGGACCTCGCGGGCTTGGCAGGAGCAATGACAGCCGCCCCCGAGCTTCTGAAACTCTTTAAAAGCCCAAGCTTCAACACGCATGAGAAGAAGTCGGTCCTCAAGGACGTTGTGGCCAAGTTGGACATGGCCCCCTTGTCCGTGAACTTCCTCTCTGTGCTGGCTGATAAAGGCCGTCTGGATTGCCTGCCGGACATTCAGAAAACCTACGCGGAACTTCTGGACGAAACCAGCGGGGTGGTGCGCGGCAAGCTGACCACCGCGGTGGAGCTCCCGGGCAAACGGCAGAAGGACATCAAGGCCACGCTTGAGAAGAAGTCTGGCAAGAAGCTGGTGCTCGACTTCGGCGTGGAGCCCGCCATTCTTGGCGGTGTTGTCCTGCGGGTGGGGGATAAGGTCCTGGACGCTAGCCTTCGGGCACAGCTGCAGCTGTTGAAAGAACAAATCAAGAGGGGTGAGTAGGGCCATGCAGATCAAAGCCGAAGAGATCAGCAAAATCATCGAGCAGCAGATTCAGAATTATGAGTCTCGCGTCGAGATGAGCGAGACCGGCACCGTGCTCTCCGTGGGTGACGGCATCGCTCGTGTCTACGGCTGCCAGAGCGCCATGGCCATGGAGCTTCTGGAGTTCCCCGGAGGCATCATGGGTCTGGTGCTGAACCTGGAAGAGGACAACGTGGGCGTGGCCCTCCTGGGCGAAGACACCCACATTAAAGAAGGCGACCCGGTCAAGCGTACCGGAAAGATCTTCTCCGTGCCCGTTGGCGAGGCCGTTTCCGGACGCGTCATCGATCCCCTGGGCAATCCCATCGACGGTCTGGGCCCCATCGCCGCCAACGAATTCCGCGCGGTTGAAATCAAGGCCCCGGGCATCATCGCCCGCAAGTCGGTGCATGAACCCATGATCACGGGTTTGAAGGCCATCGACGCCATGACCCCCATCGGCCGCGGACAGCGCGAGCTGATCATCGGCGACCGCCAGGTCGGCAAGACCGCCGTCTGCCTGGACGCCATCCTGGCCCAGAAGGGCGGCGACGTGAAGTGCTTCTACGTGGCCATCGGCCAGAAGAAGTCCACGGTTGCCCTGGTGGTGGACACCCTGCGCAAGTACGGTGCCATGGAATACACCACGGTCATCTCCGCCACGGCTTCCGAGCCCGCGCCGCTGCAGTTCATCGCTGCCTACGCCGGCTGCACCATGGCCGAATACTACCGCGACTCCAGCCGCCACGCGCTCATCATTTACGATGACCTCTCCAAGCAGGCTGTGGCCTACCGCCAGATGTCGCTTCTTCTTCGCCGTCCCCCGGGCCGCGAAGCATTCCCCGGCGACGTCTTCTACCTGCACTCGCGTCTGCTGGAGCGCTCCTCCAAGCTGTCCGACAAGGAAGGAGCCGGTTCGCTGACCGCTCTGCCCATCATCGAGACCCAGGCTGGCGACGTGTCCGCATACATCCCCACCAACGTGATCTCGATCACCGACGGTCAGGTGTACCTGGAACCCAACCTGTTCAACGCGGGCATCCGTCCGGCCATTAACGTCGGCCTCTCGGTGTCCCGAGTCGGCGGCGCGGCCCAGATCAAGGCCATGAAGCAGGTGGCCGGCACCCTGCGCCTGGACCTGGCCCAGTATCGCGAACTGGCGGCTTTCGCCCAGTTCGGCTCCGACCTGGACAAGGCCACTCAGCTGAAGCTTAATCGCGGCATGCGCATGGTGGAGCTTCTGAAGCAGCCCCAGTACCAGCCCCTGCCGGTCGAGGAACAGGTCGCGGTTATCTTCGCGGCAGGCCGTGGTTTCCTCGACGACATCGCCGTGGACGCGGTGCGCAAGTTCGAGGAAGAGTTCCTGGGCTACCTGCGCAACTCCAAGCCCGACATTCTCAAGGACATCCGCGAGAAGAAGGCTCTGGACGATGGCTTGACCGCCACCCTGGGCGCCGCCATTGACGAGTTCAAAAAGGGCTTCCGGGCTGAAGGCTAACCAAGGGAGCACAGTACATGCCATCCCTGAAAGACGTTCAAATAAAGATCGCAGCGGTCAAGAAGACCAAGCAGATCACCAAGGCCATGAACATGGTGGCCTCGGCCAAGCTGCGCCACGCCCAGGCGCGCATAGAGCGCTTCCGCCCCTACGCGGACAAGTTCTATGACCTGCTGGGCGACCTGGCCAAGGGAGCGGATCCTTCGATTCATCCGCTCCTCGAGGTGCGCGAGGAGATCAAGACGAGCCTCATCGTCCTGGTCACCTCCGACCGCGGCTTGTGCGGCTCCTTCAACGGGAGCATGATCACCATGGCCTTGAAGCTCGCCAAGGAAAAGGCCGCCCAGGGCAAGACGGTGAAATTCGTCTGCATGGGTAAGAAGGGTCGCGATTCCGTACGCAAGTCCGGATACGAAATCCTCCAGGCCTATGCCGACCAGATGGGGGCCTTCGACTACACCGTGGCCCTCAAGCTGGGCATGGAAGTGATCGGCGGCTACATCCGGGGCGACTTCGACGAAGTGAATCTGGTCTTCGGCAAGTTCATCTCCATTCCCAAGCAGGAAGCCGTCACCCTGACGGTCCTGCC encodes the following:
- a CDS encoding ATP synthase F0 subunit B, producing the protein MDILVLDKWFFVQVANFLIILVVLNVVLIAPVRRMLKLRADTVASQTSEIDGFTSSAEAKIKNYQAALEDARRQASAVRTSLREEGAGQEKAILDAANEEALVSLKGARATVANESKVAFDTMLAGVAGMADKVTAKILGKSL
- a CDS encoding F0F1 ATP synthase subunit alpha translates to MQIKAEEISKIIEQQIQNYESRVEMSETGTVLSVGDGIARVYGCQSAMAMELLEFPGGIMGLVLNLEEDNVGVALLGEDTHIKEGDPVKRTGKIFSVPVGEAVSGRVIDPLGNPIDGLGPIAANEFRAVEIKAPGIIARKSVHEPMITGLKAIDAMTPIGRGQRELIIGDRQVGKTAVCLDAILAQKGGDVKCFYVAIGQKKSTVALVVDTLRKYGAMEYTTVISATASEPAPLQFIAAYAGCTMAEYYRDSSRHALIIYDDLSKQAVAYRQMSLLLRRPPGREAFPGDVFYLHSRLLERSSKLSDKEGAGSLTALPIIETQAGDVSAYIPTNVISITDGQVYLEPNLFNAGIRPAINVGLSVSRVGGAAQIKAMKQVAGTLRLDLAQYRELAAFAQFGSDLDKATQLKLNRGMRMVELLKQPQYQPLPVEEQVAVIFAAGRGFLDDIAVDAVRKFEEEFLGYLRNSKPDILKDIREKKALDDGLTATLGAAIDEFKKGFRAEG
- the rodA gene encoding rod shape-determining protein RodA, yielding MSPIDRRLLTHIYWPLLAIIAVLFSVGVLNLYSASGFRMGDGVSLNPFYQKQCIWGLVGFFCMISLTLFDYRYLKHLAWPLMIATLVLLALVPVMGKTVYGAKRWLDFGVFSFQPSELAKIATLVVGALILSKDTGRLGWLGLLGVLAVALPPAAMVIVQPDLGSGLNILLLLCGMILYRGLTGRVFKVLLLVVPILVPCGWFFLKPYQKLRILTLFNPERDPLGSGYHIIQSQIAIGSGQMWGKGFLEGTQSQLRFLPEKHTDFAVAVFAEEWGFVGTIALVVLFSLFLYFLAGVSRDAKDRFGSFLAAGVFFYFFWQILINMGMVLGIMPVVGIPLPFISYGGSATIVNFCLIGIVLNVSMRRFVFKKT
- a CDS encoding F0F1 ATP synthase subunit delta — encoded protein: MTGNIVARRYAKALFALGVKEKAADTFGKDLAGLAGAMTAAPELLKLFKSPSFNTHEKKSVLKDVVAKLDMAPLSVNFLSVLADKGRLDCLPDIQKTYAELLDETSGVVRGKLTTAVELPGKRQKDIKATLEKKSGKKLVLDFGVEPAILGGVVLRVGDKVLDASLRAQLQLLKEQIKRGE
- a CDS encoding polymer-forming cytoskeletal protein, with translation MAKDEINAFLGVGTTYRGRLDFTGSVRIDGVFEGEVESEGTLVIGREAVITGQVKVGQLVLGGTLRGDVVAGTRVVLHKTARFTGTMTTPALSVEEGAVLDGQLCMCSPSGNGAVE
- a CDS encoding ATP synthase F0 subunit B encodes the protein MELNKARVVLFTLAVCLLTAACAWASGDGQDGPNWKNFILRTVNFVLVVGVVWWVAGKKIANTFSGRKLGIENQLADLEERKVSAQKRLTEVERSIADLETEKAKILADYKAQGEALKASIIKAAEDQAARIAAQAKLSAEQEAKMAMDALRIQMADKIIEAAQDALAKKLTTEVQDKLVDDAIGKVVLN
- the mrdA gene encoding penicillin-binding protein 2; the protein is MPKTYEPDGGQQKPRGGLILLQSLILVLFCLFTLRLWYLQVHKGEHFADLARENQLRQASIIAGRGMILDRNGKTLAVNEPSFALGLIREDCEDIQGTLQKVSEWTGIDYHVLLDTYIRGKKRSKPFEPMVLISNLSYELLAKIEANAVSWPGLEILIRHKRFYPDGKLLAHVMGYVAEANEEELEKDSSLALGDHVGKQGLEFTLEQRLRGEKGLKQIEVDAYGREHDQQVILEPRSGNNLRLSIDADLQAFASKQLEGQAGAIVVLQPDTGKVLALVSQPSYDNNLFVLGIPAKTWKELRDDPMHPIQNRVAQSVYPPGSTFKVLMAACALSEGLVKTTDTAFCSGSYRVGDHDFHCWKKGGHGTVDMRSALVHSCDVYFYQLGEKLGIDRINRYALQAGFGTPTGIDLPHERSGLIPSTAWKKRRYGENWTRGETLNCSIGQGYVQVSPLQLAKFIGSVLNGGKVIRPSLVLDDPVDVQSKLALSDKDREFIVKAMADTVQAGTAQRLKRPDAVLGGKTGTAQVVKLVNADVRQKVHDMPYKYRDHAWLASWGIKDGKSYVVVCMVEHGGHGGETAGPMVKAVYDYLFGPVPGQAKTVKSEPQPQGEIGD
- a CDS encoding F0F1 ATP synthase subunit gamma, producing the protein MPSLKDVQIKIAAVKKTKQITKAMNMVASAKLRHAQARIERFRPYADKFYDLLGDLAKGADPSIHPLLEVREEIKTSLIVLVTSDRGLCGSFNGSMITMALKLAKEKAAQGKTVKFVCMGKKGRDSVRKSGYEILQAYADQMGAFDYTVALKLGMEVIGGYIRGDFDEVNLVFGKFISIPKQEAVTLTVLPMAADEGEETQATGSKQEYLYEPSVEGLLAELLPRFVNVQIYRGMLDTSASEHAARMRAMDNATRNCDDMVGSLTLVYNKARQASITRELMDIVGGTEALKG